The genome window AACCGGTTGCAAGTGCTGTAAACAGGGAAATATGATAAAAACCCAAAATTCAAAATTCAAAATTAAAAATTATGGTAAAACTATATCTATAATCGGAGTAGGATTAATAGGGGCTTCTTTAGGATTGGCGTTTAAAAGACTAAAAAAATACAGGGTCACTGGAATCGGCAGAAATATGCAAAAACTGAAATATGCGAAAAAATGCGGGGCGGTTGATGAAATTAATACTAGTTTTTCGAATGGCGTAAAAGACGCGGATATTGTTGTTTTAGCTGTGCCTGTAATGACCTGCCCGAAGATTGCCGAAGAAATAAAGCCTTTTCTTAAAGAAAATGCTGTTATATTTGATGTCGGAAGTACCAAACTGGGAGTTACCGGTTTGCTTACAGGACTGCTCGGCAGGAATTTTGTCGGTGCTCACCCGATAGCCGGGTCAGAAAAAACAGGGGTCAAATACGCTAATGCAGATTTGTTTAAAAATACTATTTGTGTTTTAACACCTGTCCCCCAGACTGAAAAAAAGGCCGTAAAAATTGTAAAAGATTTAATGACAGGCATTGGGACACGGATAATAAAGATGTCCCCGTCGGAACATGACAAGATACTGGCTTTTACAAGTCATCTCCCGCATATTACCGCTGTCAGCTTAGTTAAGCTTTTAGGACCTCTGGAGAACGAAAAACCGCTGGTGAGATTTCTTATCGGGAATGGTTTTAAGGATACCACAAGGATTTCCGCAGGGTCGCCGGAGGTATGGGTTGATATTTGTAAGACTAACAGGGAAAATCTTATTTATGAATGCGATGAAATGACGGGGAATATTGCGGCAATAAAAAAGCTGTTGCAAAAACAGGACTGGGAAACTTTATTTATCGAATTTGACAGGGCAAAGAAACTGAGGGAGACCATATCAAATGGAACAATTACGCATTAAACCTGTTAAATCGCTTAAAGGATTGATACGGGTCCCGGGGGATAAATCCATATCTCACCGTGCTGTTATAATTGGTTCAATTGCCAGGGGAGTATCGGAGATAGAAAATTTTCTCGAGGGAGATGATTGTTTAAACACGCTGAATATTTTCCGGAAGCTGGGGATAAGCGCGGAAAAAAAAGATAAAAAATTATTTATCCGGGGAAACGGCCTTTTTGGGTTAAGAGAACCAGATGATATTCTCGATGTTGGTAATTCAGGAACAACAATCAGGCTTTTGTGCGGGCTGCTTTCCGGCCAGAATTTCTATTCGGTTTTAACAGGGGATGAATCGATAAAAAAAAGGCCGATGGAGAGAGTGATTAAACCCCTTTCGGAAATGGGTGCCGGGATTTTTGGAAGGGTAAATAATTCTTATGCTCCGCTTGCGGTTATAGGAAAAAAACTGTACCCGATAAGTTATGTTATGCCCATGGCCTCAGCGCAGGTAAAATCCGCCATACTTCTGGCGGGGCTTTTAACAGACGGGGACACAGAGGTCACGGAGAAAGTCCCTTCGCGCAATCATACAGAATTGATGCTTAAATATTTCGGCGCGGGGATTGAAACTAAAGGGCTGAAAATAAAAATAACGGGGAACATCGGCTTAGAGGCAAAAAGGGTGAAAATTCCCGGGGATATTTCTTCCGCGGCATTTTTCATGGTTGGGGCAAGTATACTGCAGGGTTCGGACCTTGTGATTAAAGATGCCGGGATAAATTTTACCCGCTCCGCAATAGTCGAGGTCCTGGAAAAAATGGGTGCGGATATTCAGATTTTGGAGAAGAAAAAAGAATTTGGAGAAGAAGAAACAGCGGACATAAGGATAAAAGGTGCTTCACTTAAAGGTGTGACTATTGAAGGCGATATTATTCCCCGCGTAATAGACGAGATTCCGGTTTTGGCAATAGCCGGGATTTTTGCAGAAGGTGAAACAATTATCCGCGGCGCGGGTGAATTAAGAATAAAAGAAACAGACCGTATTAAAGCAATGAGTATCGAACTAAAAAAAGCAGGCGCGGATATTGAAGAAATGCCTGATGGTATGATAATCCGCGGGAATCGTGATATCAAAGGATCTGTTTTTGAAAGTTACAATGATCACAGGATGGCAATGTCTT of bacterium contains these proteins:
- a CDS encoding prephenate dehydrogenase yields the protein MIKTQNSKFKIKNYGKTISIIGVGLIGASLGLAFKRLKKYRVTGIGRNMQKLKYAKKCGAVDEINTSFSNGVKDADIVVLAVPVMTCPKIAEEIKPFLKENAVIFDVGSTKLGVTGLLTGLLGRNFVGAHPIAGSEKTGVKYANADLFKNTICVLTPVPQTEKKAVKIVKDLMTGIGTRIIKMSPSEHDKILAFTSHLPHITAVSLVKLLGPLENEKPLVRFLIGNGFKDTTRISAGSPEVWVDICKTNRENLIYECDEMTGNIAAIKKLLQKQDWETLFIEFDRAKKLRETISNGTITH
- the aroA gene encoding 3-phosphoshikimate 1-carboxyvinyltransferase yields the protein MEQLRIKPVKSLKGLIRVPGDKSISHRAVIIGSIARGVSEIENFLEGDDCLNTLNIFRKLGISAEKKDKKLFIRGNGLFGLREPDDILDVGNSGTTIRLLCGLLSGQNFYSVLTGDESIKKRPMERVIKPLSEMGAGIFGRVNNSYAPLAVIGKKLYPISYVMPMASAQVKSAILLAGLLTDGDTEVTEKVPSRNHTELMLKYFGAGIETKGLKIKITGNIGLEAKRVKIPGDISSAAFFMVGASILQGSDLVIKDAGINFTRSAIVEVLEKMGADIQILEKKKEFGEEETADIRIKGASLKGVTIEGDIIPRVIDEIPVLAIAGIFAEGETIIRGAGELRIKETDRIKAMSIELKKAGADIEEMPDGMIIRGNRDIKGSVFESYNDHRMAMSLAIMGLGAKGETVIKNTSCIKTSFPDFEKILEAVSG